A region of Candidatus Paceibacterota bacterium DNA encodes the following proteins:
- a CDS encoding ribonuclease HII has product MLSYENKYFKLGYKNILGGDEAGRGPLAGPVSVGAVLVNKKEFLKLKRDLKHLKVGDSKKLLPQQRGAVFEKVKTLPYLRSACSLVSNKIIDKFGIEEATRRAFDNCLLKLEDKPNIILYDGNRPIDKKLALKQIPIIKGDDKVFIISLASIIAKVTRDKYMAKMAKKYPSYGFEIHKGYGTRKHIEAIEKYNLCPLHRRSYCKGLKHWDNV; this is encoded by the coding sequence ATGCTCAGTTACGAAAACAAATATTTTAAATTGGGGTATAAAAATATATTAGGAGGAGACGAAGCCGGACGAGGTCCACTGGCAGGGCCTGTTTCTGTAGGCGCTGTTTTGGTTAATAAGAAAGAATTCCTGAAACTAAAGCGCGATTTAAAACATTTAAAAGTCGGCGATTCTAAAAAATTATTACCTCAACAGAGAGGGGCTGTTTTTGAGAAGGTAAAAACTCTCCCCTACTTGCGCTCTGCCTGTTCTTTAGTAAGCAATAAAATTATAGATAAATTCGGCATAGAGGAGGCTACTCGAAGAGCTTTTGATAATTGCCTTTTAAAATTAGAGGACAAACCGAATATTATTCTCTATGATGGTAATAGGCCTATAGATAAAAAACTGGCTCTAAAACAAATCCCCATTATTAAGGGCGATGATAAGGTTTTCATAATTTCTTTGGCTTCAATAATTGCCAAGGTCACCAGAGATAAATATATGGCCAAAATGGCTAAAAAGTATCCTTCATATGGATTTGAAATCCATAAAGGCTATGGTACCAGAAAGCACATAGAGGCAATTGAAAAATATAATCTATGCCCTCTCCATCGAAGAAGCTACTGCAAGGGGCTAAAGCACTGGGATAATGTCTAA